A window of Cheilinus undulatus linkage group 1, ASM1832078v1, whole genome shotgun sequence contains these coding sequences:
- the c1h15orf48 gene encoding normal mucosa of esophagus-specific gene 1 protein yields MSTGGFFQMLRKRKELIPLIGFMAFAATGATSASIYFLLTKSDVVLNKTKNPEPWERVDPSKPQKLITINQQWKPVEGLELVKSLHK; encoded by the exons atgagcaCGGGAGGATTTTTCCAGATGTTAAGGAAGAGGAAGGAG CTGATCCCTCTGATTGGATTCATGGCTTTTGCTGCTACAGGAGCAACCTCTGCTTCAATCTACTTTCTGCTGACTAAGTCTGACGTTGT CTTGAATAAGACCAAAAACCCAGAACCATGGGAGAGAGTGGACCCCTCAAAACCCCAAAAG CTCATCACCATCAATCAGCAGTGGAAGCCAGTGGAGGGTCTGGAGTTGGTGAAAAGCCTCCACAAATAA